The genome window atatgatGAACAAGATAGAAAGAAGTAGAAGATGAACCCTTTAttatgaatcagtcatcacagattacacaaaccaaaggagtatacatcatctacaagctggtttagatcacaaagatctaaacctagctttctgtcactaacacatagtctccctCTCTATCTAGAATACACACACAGTGATGAAAATAGATGGGATCTCTTGTGAGAGGTGCACCAAGCACTCAAGGTTGTTGTTTTTCCGTGTCTTCCCTAAtcctatacaacacatatatatagactagggacTAAAGCTCGGACAAACCAATCTACACTAAGACCAAACCCCTGACCAAAGTTCTAGAccaaaacttggacaaattgACCAAGGATAAACCTTGGACTAAGTTCCAAgatatgtacaataaagaccctaacaattggaaggcatgcacttttcacccaaagtgcattaacaaacccCCCCttatcagtgcatggtcttcatgtaGTCTAGAATTCTTCATTAtcgttgactttaacttggacttctgctttggttgacgcagaactgataagcgacagttacccggcaggaactgcacttataAACACCCAAATATCATGTAAAATATGGTAATTAACACCGAACATCTTAACACAAACAGCTTCACTATATGTTACACATCTTATTTATTAATGCATTGGTACATCATGTATATATTTATCCAATTACAATATATATGGTGACTGCACCTCCTAGTCCCTAGCTCAATCGACACTGAGCTTAGCCAATGAAAGGACGTCGAACGACCACCCCATTAGAGTTCACCCACACCCACACACGGTCACATCGAAAATCTGTTATGACTGAATCCCTTCCCTCCACTACCACAATAGCATCAACCCGAGGATTCTCTTCCTCAATCCTAGTTGCCGCTGCTTCTCCCCTTGCCCCAACAAGCTCGGGCCACGAACTCTTTCCTGTATTAGTTATCAAGATAGAAACTTGTTTATTGGTTCGTCCAACAGGGATTGACAAAATGTTTGTTCCAATGATGTGAAGTAAAATAACCTAAGAAGTTAAAAAAGAAGCTGGATTTACCTTGACAATCTGTTGACATTCTTGCTTGTTTATTGAAGAACATGGAGAGAAAGGGTATATATAGAGTTAAGAGTGCACATTTACGTTACGGAATCTTCTTTCAACTGTTATCTTTTTCAAATGTTCCCATTTTGGTTTGCAAAAGTAGAATAGTCTTTGATGAaaaaatcaaacttgctattTCTGTTGTTGACTTTCTACATTTAAAAATTAAGACAAATTGACCAATTCATTTCGTGACATTATGAATTAGAGCATGTCTTTAATCATTATATCATAAAAGTTTGCTTTTTAATTATAACATTTCAGATATAGGTATGGATGAACGATCATGGTTAAAAAAGAGTACAACTTTTTTTGAGTTATCATTCAACATTTATTGAGAGTTGCATTCAGTTTTCTTCTTTATCTTGAGATTAGGTTTATAGAAAGATTTAGAGTTTTTTTGCATGTAGAAAGTATAATTACAATTATATATGTAATATACACATCATagacaatatttttttttcaaaattcctttatcaGCAATATCACAATTGATAAAGAtatttgtgttaatataatgccaaactacattttcgaaaaattaagtattgatGATTTTTCTCcgcttcaaatacccatttttgtatctaatcggaaagtaataaaatcaataaGGGTAGTTCAGGATGTCTTGGTCCAAAccaatcaaatggtaatcccaactgactttgtcatccttgatgacgctcctctaatgttgggacgaccttttgtaaaaacccacgaagctttgaaaaattggaagtacaacaatctatctattcaattaggggTATTTAAAAAGAGTGTCGATCtcgagcgttcaatgaaatatccattcggcaatgatgaccccctaattgaagatgaagatgaaccatcCGATACAAGAGAAGAAATTGActactttgttgaagaagaggtcgccatagaacaaacctttgtggttcttgatcaaaatgagcaaccaaataaggagtctcctaaagacccatcTCTTGAGCTCAAGGAACTtacaaaaggtttggaatatgcttttctagacaaagatgataaatcacctgtaattatttcgtcaaaattaactagtttagaaaaaagaaaaattaattacacttttgaaaaaaacacaaaaacgcgatcgcttggaagcttgtagatattaaaggaataagtccttccatgtgtaCACACAAAATTTGAATGAATgatgaaaaataccaaaaagattttaggtttgttttaatataaactttataaaatccaaaaatattttgcttctagtttatttttgattgaccgatgttggaactcgagtctatcctacctAAAATCCTGATCGAaaagccggaaaacaattgcatcttcataaatgttcgaagttaacaagttttgaaagttaaaggattaaaattgatcatgttctaaactttcaaactgttgtcggtcggtgGTTGATTGAAATATGGTCAcacatgtgtcgtttgtttatggaaactatattccaagcggttgttctcattatgcgtttagatttcttgcatgtgcagatgctaaaggcgaggagaacatgttcgataacaagcttcggaatgaagacacgacatgaaggcactcaaaagacaATGATGATAGAGTTGCCGCTGAcccttcatcaacaccacaaggatctgaagAATTAATGATCAAATGATTCATGAGCATGACTCAAAGGAGAGTTCactctaagggggagtttgttaacacacttcctaaatgaaaAGGGAGTTTGTTGATATACTTTCTTCTTACGACGcatgaagactttgaagatcctccgacatgaaagacatAGAAGACGAACCAGCAtagaagacgaaccatcacgagtagcgtccaagggggagtttgttgatacactttgtgtggacgcgactcggctcggttcgactcggctcggtcgacttggtttcgacacggttaggtccggctcaagcccgacgtcatgACATTCCttcgtcgtgcgccccagagttcgacacgcgaagcatgGAGAGCCGCGGACAAGTCCCAGgtgacacatcaccatgacatcatcactgtgatgtcatgatgatgtcattaTGTTGAAAAAGCATGCAAATTCACAATCTGTTGTACATGGTCGACGAAACATAATGTATTTCGTCGGCTAGGGTGTTTCGCCGTGGGCTGTCCCTGTTTCGTCGCCTGttgggcttcttcaggcccaatCTCTGGCCCAAAAGTTGTTTCGCGGAGTTATTTATGTTTCGTCATTGTATGTGTCTGTGtctagtataaatacccctcatttaTTTCTGTGTGAAAGAGATGAGCACAGAGAGACTTAGTGAGAGTCCTTTAAAACATTTTTTGTATATGTTTGTGTttgtactcatccctaatcaatagatattgaatcttttggttactcGTGCTCTTattttacactttgtttggtttgcaccgtcacggggattccgcacccgttactgtgtttgtgataaacaaggataggttcacgttatcgatccaccggaaaaacagGACCTACACTATTGCAACTGGTTATACTACAAAAATTGTTGTTATAACTTGTTTATTCGTTAAAAGATAGCATATGATTTTGCTTTTATCGTGTGTTCTCCCTATCATAGTGTCGGGCTTTTGTCAAAATACAGCAGTATATGAAGCATAAACGAAAGTTCTTATGGAAAATCTAAGGTCTTCCTCTGTGAAATTTCGAGTATGTTGTATGTTTTTACCCTGATCATTTTTCTATTAAATGTTAGCCAATTTGTCCCACGTTTTAGGAAAACTTACTCTAATAATCATATTGACATGATTTTTTCTCGATATATAGACATGTAATTTAGCCTTCATCAAAGTAGTCACTCTCAAATATCAAAAGTTGTTGCATCAACAATTTGTTGGTTGAGACGTCTTGTATCCACTTTTGGCAAGATGGTTAAGATGGCTAGATATTTAGGCTACGCTTTCTGTGAATCAGTTCAGGTGTCTAAATGCCTACACTTTTTTGCGAAGTGGCAGAAATGGCGAAGCGTGCACTTTTGGTGAAAGTGCCAGCTAAGACAACGCCTTTGGAGGCTTAGCACCCGCTTTTGGGTGCTCGCTAGGCTGAATTTAACCCACATGTTTTAGATACGACTAAATTTCCATGTCTATTATGAAAATTTTTTGGTCAAAACATGTCTATCTTAAAAAATCTACATATAGAAAGTCAACAAATACACCACACTATAAAGCATATTTGACCTTTTCAACTAATGACGGTTATCCTTTTGCCAACCCAAgtggaaaatttgaaaaaacacAACGCTGAAAGCACAATACGTTACTCAATGTACAACCTATACTCTATATAACCCCATATGCTCCATGTTATTAATGCACAATCAAGAATGTCATCATTGTTGGCCCCAaaatggatcttgatctctagaacgtgataaacaaacttgtataACTTGAATAATAATCGAAATACAATCTGAATGTGTGTATATGTACAACTGATTTCGAATGAGAGTGTGTatattacaaatgaaatcaaatgacccctatttatagttttccaATGGGTACGAGTGAAGAGTTGTGTCTCTTTGCGAATAAATGCGTCCCTTGAATGTGTGGCTGTGATTAATCGTGAAGAGACATGTTGTTTCTTGTCCATACATTCCAACCGGTGCCTCCTTCCTTTCTTTTGCCTTGTACCGATCGGAATAGGTGTGAGAGAGGGACACACCCTTTCGGTAAGGGTGGTGGTTACAATGTTTCCTTTTGACAACTTCAGACCTTGTACTTTGTAACCGCCATCTAAATAACTATTAACTATATACACAATAACCCTTGTACTTAAGGATGTGTAGAGATTAAGGATTTCATTCACCCCCCTAATCTTGAACATCCTTAAGTTGTAGATCTTGAACTCCGAGTAGCTTTATCATCTCGAGTCTCCTCGGTATCTAACATTTCACATGGATCTTTTATTCTCGAACTTTGCTTCTCACAAACTTGCTTCTCACTAACCATGTTCTTCACGAACCTTGCTTCACACGAATACTTTGCTTCACACTTGCCTTGACCACACTTGATTTGTATCACATGAACCTCTTTTCTTGTGTAGTTGTCTCAACACGAACTTCACCCGGTCTTGATTAACTTGCCTACTCTCATATCACATGACTTGCATCCATCTCGCATAGATTTTGGATAATCTAACTCACTTAGATTTTTCTTGCGGTTGTATCACACAATAATCCTTCTTCTGACCCAGTCACAGGATACGCGCGTCTTCTCCTTGATTTATCTTCTTCACGGTTGTCTCTCACAACGAGTTCTTCATTATTGATTGCTTCCCTCAAGGATTCTTCGCTTTGATCCGATCCACTCACTGGACTGTTTTATCATACCTTTCACAGGTTATCTCCGCATCACACGGTTCTTCCCCTTGATCGTATCACACGACCAAGTTTCACGTTTCTATTTCTCTTCAGCGTCTAGGCACATCAGAAGTGCcggttcatcatcatcttcttctattTCGACCAATAGTGTCTCACTTTCTTTGGTTTTCTTGGTTGGGCATTCATAGGCATAGTGCCCAAGTTTCTCACATCTGTAGCAAGTGATTTTCGACTTATCTCTCATAGTCGGTGTCTCTTGCTTGCTATCATCACTTTGTGGTTTGTCGGTTCCTTCCGACTCGTAAGAGGTGTGCCTTTCACCCCTATGTTGATAATTTCCTCTCCCTCGGCCTCGTGACGGACGGAATCTCCCTCGTCCATGATTTCCAACATGTTGTCCATGACCCGCATACTTGAGTTCTTCTAGATTGTTCACGGGGCTTTCTTTTTTCTTCAACTTTAACCTTTCTTCATACGTTTTTAATCTTCCGACTGCTTCTTCTAGCGTCATAGTTTCTAGATCGGAGTATTGTTCCATGGAGGCAACGATTTGAGTAAACTTATCCGGTACACCATTTAGGAGTTTGCGTACTAGAGTCGGTTGACTCAATGTCGTTCCTACTTCAGTTGCTCGGGTAACGATACTATTAATCTTTGCGGTAAACGAATCAATAGTGTCGTCATCCTTCATTTGCAATAATTCAAATTCTGATAATAGAGTGTGCATACGTGCCTTTTGTACCCGATCAACACCAACGTGTCTAACCTTTAGATTATCCCAGATTTCTTTTGCGGTCTTACAActtgcaacttgcaatacaacATCTTCTGGTATTGCTTGAAACAAATATGCAATTGCAGACTTATCTTTCTTAGTGTCTACCGTTGCATTTTCTGCCGGTTCAATTGTTTCCCATAAACCATTCGCTTCGAGAATCGTTTTGATACGAATAGCCCAAAccgtatagtttgttggtttcagaATTGGACACCGAAACTGGGAAAGAGAGTTTCCTTCCTTCTGTATTATTATTGGATTTTGTCCGGATGTTCCTGACATGACTTCTTGCCGAACAATCTTCAGTTTTACTAAACTTTTACTTTCTTGGTTTCAATAAATCTCAAACCCACgattaacaatcaaacaatcaacaatctaATTCGCACTAAACCCCGGAATCAACAATCCTAGATTCCTAACCAATAACCCGGTTCAACCGTATCACCCTAGAACCGAACTCTTAGACAAAATTCTGAATTTGAAACTTGCGAATTTAAAACGAAAttgaaacctgatcgcgaattccTTGCGATGCCTTGTGATTCCCACGCcgcctgatgctctgataccaattgttggccccaaaatggatcttgatctctagaacgtgataaacaaacttgtataACTTGAATAATAATCGAAATACAATCTGAATGTGTGTATATGTACAACTGATTTCGAATGAGAGTGTGTatattacaaatgaaatcaaatgacccctatttatagttttccaATGGGTACGAGTGAAGAGTTGTGTCTCTTTGCGAATAGATGCGTCCCTTGAATGTGTGGCTATGATTAATCGTGAAGAGACATGTAGTTTCTTGTCCATACATTCCAACCGGTGCCTCCTTCCTTTCTTTTGCCTTGTACCGATCGGAATAGGTGTGAGAGAGGGACACACCCTTTCGGTAAGGGTGGTGGTTACAATGTTTCCTTTTGACAACTCCAGACCTTGTACTTTGCAACCGCCATCTAAATAACTATTAACTATATACACAATAACCCTTGTACTTAAGGATGTGTAGAGGTTAAGGATTTCAATCATCAGGCTGTAAAGGTAATCTAATTGCTCTCTTCTAACTTCTTTAAGTTATTTTATATGATTTCATGAATAAAGTTTGTGCTTGGATGATTAATACAGGAAAGGATTCATGGCCCGAGCTTGTTGGGGCAAAAGGAGAAGCGGCAGCGGCTACAATTGAGAAAGAGAATCCACTGGTCAATGCTATCGTGATATTGGAGGGAACCCCGACCCCTAGGGACTTCAGGTGCGACCGTGTGTGGGTGTGGGTGAATGATAAGGGAGTGGTGACTCGAACGCCTATCATTACTTGACTGAGCTAAAGGCTAGCTAATAAAGCATGATCGTCATATCAAAACtttataaataaacatatatGGCGAGTATTCCTTATATATTTTATGACTACTGTTGTTCAGGCTTTGTGGTGTTGTTTCTTGGCTACAAGTTCTAATAAAAGGCTGGTATGTCACTATTACagatttcaaaaatcaaacaagttccAATAAAAGATAAAATCAAAGAAACAAAAGTTTGGAATCAACCAGAAAACCTAAGTCTTAAGTTATCCAATTACTGAAAATAAATGATAACCAAAAGCTTAAAACTCTTGATCATTACCACCCTGATTATCAGAATTATCCTTATCCT of Helianthus annuus cultivar XRQ/B chromosome 1, HanXRQr2.0-SUNRISE, whole genome shotgun sequence contains these proteins:
- the LOC110884641 gene encoding uncharacterized protein LOC110884641 is translated as MSGTSGQNPIIIQKEGNSLSQFRCPILKPTNYTVWAIRIKTILEANGLWETIEPAENATVDTKKDKSAIAYLFQAIPEDVVLQVASCKTAKEIWDNLKVRHVGVDRVQKARMHTLLSEFELLQMKDDDTIDSFTAKINSIVTRATEVGTTLSQPTLVRKLLNGVPDKFTQIVASMEQYSDLETMTLEEAVGRLKTYEERLKLKKKESPVNNLEELKYAGHGQHVGNHGRGRFRPSRGRGRGNYQHRGERHTSYESEGTDKPQSDDSKQETPTMRDKSKITCYRCEKLGHYAYECPTKKTKESETLLVEIEEDDDEPALLMCLDAEEK
- the LOC110936157 gene encoding glu S.griseus protease inhibitor; translated protein: MFFNKQARMSTDCQGKSSWPELVGARGEAAATRIEEENPRVDAIVVVEGRDSVITDFRCDRVWVWVNSNGVVVRRPFIG